The Montipora foliosa isolate CH-2021 chromosome 1, ASM3666993v2, whole genome shotgun sequence genome has a window encoding:
- the LOC138007689 gene encoding E3 ubiquitin-protein ligase TRIM71-like — translation MDIKTFLDNIHEHVCCPVCMTRFTNPKQLPCLHSFCLHCLQRIQQTCGIRDTISCPECRRNFRIPGNGDLNAFPTNFRVNSLLDALPVTECNTSGIKCGNCEKTSGESAYCFTCCSFWCGDCLPLHNGLRSNKEHHVLALKDFRDEDFENILKQPTLCGKHEKKELEFYCQVCKIAICNACALTDHEGHAKIVLEDAAKERKSIVNAAIESKKRRAQEKMTRTATIDKNCVSIQEQAARVKSDVQQFADSFIAAIEAQKNHIFDEVENKVRESLQLLGEQRHEIEEDVKMQEAEIEKTEMIVKRSTNAQIMQPHEFLDKIVQEKAEEEDSGNSDIEHVMAFVFKGNEKLFDDLKFQHIGCFDSFITKTIPKYSSAEGKGIREGTVGLKAEIVVTTRNTQKEQCHQERDCVTLEIETREGRDSAIKPQIQDNKDGTYKINYFAKKLGTCQASVKVNGEHVRGSPFEVQVKHRQFRPVLSFGQQGSDARMLCKPWGVAVNDKDEIAVSESGNHRVQIFTCNGTHLRSFDKKGNQQGEFNFPAGIAFHDNKIIVADSNNHRVQLFSDEGHFLNQFGGKGSRDHQLQTPCGLSIDSDGNIIVAGRDNKLIKIFSLDGRFLRTIGSEGSFIKPFHCIQHDNYLIVSDFGDHCIKVFNREGAFLYKFGKQGKGDGEFKHPSCLSVDKAGHLLVCDALNHRVQVLKLSGEFVTKFGARGTGAGEFNVPVSTAVLSDGKIIVTEYNNHRVQIFE, via the coding sequence ATGGATATCAAAACCTTTCTAGACAATATTCATGAACACGTTTGTTGTCCTGTATGTATGACCAGGTTCACTAATCCAAAGCAGCTTCCTTGCTTACACAGTTTTTGCCTTCATTGCCTGCAAAGGATTCAACAAACGTGCGGAATCCGAGATACTATTTCATGCCCAGAGTGCAGGCGAAACTTCAGGATCCCTGGGAACGGTGATCTTAACGCTTTTCCAACAAACTTTCGAGTCAACAGTTTGTTGGATGCTTTGCCTGTCACAGAGTGCAATACGAGTGGCATCAAGTGTGGAAATTGCGAGAAAACAAGCGGAGAATCTGCCTACTGCTTCACTTGTTGTTCGTTCTGGTGTGGTGACTGCCTCCCTCTGCATAACGGGCTAAGGAGCAATAAAGAACACCAcgtattggctttgaaagacttTCGAGACGAAGACTttgagaacattttaaagcagccaacactttgtgggaaacacgagaagaaagaatTGGAGTTTTATTGTCAGGTGTGCAAAATAGCCATTTGCAACGCTTGTGCTCTTACAGATCACGAAGGTCACGCCAAAATTGTTTTGGAAGATGCCGCAAAGGAACGCAAATCGATAGTCAATGCAGCAATTGAatcaaagaaacgaagagcGCAGGAGAAGATGACAAGGACTGCGACAATTGATAAAAACTGCGTTTCAATTCAAGAACAAGCCGCACGAGTGAAAAGCGACGTGCAGCAGTTTGCCGACAGTTTCATTGCAGCCATTGAAGCGCAAAAGAATCACATCTTTGATGAGGTGGAAAACAAAGTGCGAGAATCGTTGCAGCTTCTAGGAGAGCAAAGACACGAGATTGAAGAAGACGTGAAAATGCAAGAAgcagaaattgaaaaaaccgAAATGATTGTAAAGCGAAGCACAAACGCTCAAATCATGCAGCCCCATGAATTTCTGGACAAAATAGTTCAGGAAAAAGCTGAAGAAGAAGATTCAGGTAACTCCGACATCGAACATGTcatggcttttgtctttaaagggAACGAAAAGTTATTTGATGATCTAAAATTCCAACATATAGGCTGTTTTGATAGTTTTATCACCAAAACTATCCCGAAATACTCGAGCGCCGAGGGAAAAGGAATCCGCGAAGGAACTGTTGGACTCAAAGCCGAGATTGTTGTAACAACAAGGAACACACAAAAAGAACAATGTCACCAAGAACGTGATTGCGTGACACTGGAAATCGAAACTCGTGAAGGCCGTGACAGTGCGATCAAGCCTCAAATACAAGATAACAAAGATGGCACTTACAAGATTAACTATTTTGCCAAAAAACTCGGAACATGTCAGGCATCCGTAAAAGTTAATGGAGAACATGTTCGTGGCAGCCCTTTTGAGGTTCAAGTCAAACACAGGCAGTTCAGACCTGTGTTATCCTTTGGACAACAAGGTTCGGATGCTAGAATGCTTTGTAAACCTTGGGGGGTAGCAGTGAATGACAAAGATGAGATTGCAGTGAGTGAGTCTGGTAACCACAGAGTACAGATATTTACTTGTAATGGAACTCACTTAAGATCGTTTGATAAGAAGGGTAATCAGCAGGGAGAGTTTAACTTTCCTGCTGGAATAGCTTTTCATGATAATAAGATTATAGTGGCAGACAGTAACAACCACCGAGTTCAACTGTTTAGTGATGAGGGTCATTTTCTTAATCAGTTTGGAGGAAAAGGAAGCCGGGATCACCAGCTTCAGACTCCTTGTGGCCTGTCGATTGACAGCGATGGCAACATTATTGTTGCCGGTCGTGATaacaaattaatcaaaatctttTCACTCGATGGTCGGTTTTTGCGCACTATCGGTAGTGAAGGTTCTTTCATCAAGCCCTTTCATTGTATACAACACGACAACTATCTTATTGTGTCAGACTTCGGTGATCACTGTATAAAAGTTTTTAATAGGGAGGGAGCGTTTCTTTATAAATTTGGAAAGCAGGGGAAGGGGGACGGGGAGTTCAAACACCCTAGCTGCCTGTCAGTGGACAAAGCGGGACATCTGCTGGTTTGTGATGCATTGAATCACCGAGTGCAGGTTCTTAAACTCAGCGGAGAGTTTGTAACTAAGTTTGGAGCACGTGGTACAGGGGCAGGAGAGTTCAATGTCCCAGTTTCTACAGCAGTCCTTAGTGATGGTAAAATAATTGTCACCGAGTATAATAACCATCGTGTTCAGATTTTTGAATAG
- the LOC138007760 gene encoding E3 ubiquitin-protein ligase TRIM71-like, whose product MILKRSTNSQIMQRHEFLDKIVQEKVEEEDSADCDIEHVFTFKRNEKLFDDLKVQQIGFISKTSSKTSSAEGKGITEGTVGLEGEIVVTTRNARKEQCHQEHDRVTLEIRNREGRDSAIKSEIQDNKDGTYKLRYFAKETGTCQASVKVNEGHVRGSPFEVEVKRRQFRPVLSFGEQGFYAGMLSRPWGVAVNDKDEIALSEVPVCFWQQNLIMT is encoded by the exons ATGATTTTAAAGCGAAGCACAAACTCTCAAATCATGCAGCGCCATGAATTTTTGGACAAAATAGTTCAGGAAAAGGTTGAAGAAGAAGATTCAGCGGACTGTGACATCGAACATGTCTTCACCTTTAAAAGGAACGAAAAGTTGTTTGATGATCTAAAAGTCCAACAAATAGGTTTTATCAGCAAAACGAGCTCGAAAACCTCGAGTGCTGAGGGAAAAGGGATCACTGAAGGAACTGTTGGACTTGAAGGTGAGATTGTTGTAACAACAAGGAACGCACGAAAAGAACAATGTCACCAAGAACACGACCGCGTGACATTGGAAATCAGAAATCGTGAAGGCCGTGACAGTGCGATTAAGTCTGAAATCCAAGACAACAAAGATGGCACTTACAAGCTCCGCTATTTTGCCAAAGAAACCGGAACATGTCAGGCATCCGTGAAAGTCAATGAAGGACATGTTCGTGGCAGCCCTTTTGAGGTTGAAGTCAAACGCAGACAGTTCAGACCTGTGTTATCCTTTGGAGAACAGGGTTTTTATGCTGGAATGCTTTCCAGACCTTGGGGGGTAGCAGTGAATGACAAAGATGAGATTGCTCTGAGTGAG GTTCCTGTCTGCTTTTGGCAGCAAAATTTAATAATGACATAA
- the LOC138007726 gene encoding TNF receptor-associated factor 3-like, whose protein sequence is MVNFVNEPDERLRCPICKTVFNEPWQTSCGHRFCKLCLESLLSQKNLQCPVDGTRISKDESFRDKCCEREILDLQCRCHYKDRNCDRKGEFRNFKAHETSCQYGDVHCPACGERMERRSLEEHASNACINRTVICLYCGGKVFQRNLKDHFGLCGKFPVKCHLLCGKETIPRDMLDDHLTKECPHAEVPCPFFIHGCEFKGKKESVDEHLKATIKIHVEKMNQSSIENRRKYVQIEEQIDHLQREKNNLEQQLQNQTEELVAAKINIQTQQTKISLIERSITGQINDLEKLRSALDAAAADEGNGTVVSSQIEEILNTVKEHETRVNNLQSELALVKEITLTSKENGTRPRSLSNYHTNCERRMERIENQLALHEIQLSGQNLQIQMLEATSYNGIYLWKIDQYNLRFQEAVSGKKISNYSPPFYVERFGYKVCARLYLNGDGMGKGTHVSVFFVIMRGEYDALLPWPFLHKVHFRIMDQNKIKDASDTFRPDPNSSSFKKPTSDMNIASGCPTLLSHVELRQGGFVRDDTMFVKVNVAMKDLHGDLWTS, encoded by the exons ATGGTTAACTTTGTCAATGAACCAGATGAAAGGCTTAGATGTCCAATTTGCAAGACTGTTTTTAACGAACCGTGGCAAACGTCTTGTGGACATAGATTCTGCAAATTATGTTTGGAATCACTTTTAAG CCAGAAAAATCTCCAATGTCCCGTGGATGGCACCCGGATTTCAAAAGACGAATCCTTCCGCGATAAATGCTGCGAAAGGGAAATACTCGATCTCCAGTGCCGTTGCCATTATAAAGATCGAAATTGCGATAGGAAAGGAGAATTCCGAAATTTTAAG GCCCATGAAACAAGCTGTCAATATGGTGACGTACATTGTCCTGCCTGTGGTGAGAGAATGGAACGAAGAAGTCTCGAAGAGCACGCATCAAATGCCTGTATTAACAGGACCGTGATCTGTCTATATTGCGGAGGAAAAGTGTTTCAAAGAAACTTGAAG GATCATTTTGGTTTGTGCGGGAAATTTCCCGTAAAATGTCATTTACTCTGCGGAAAGGAGACCATACCACGTGACATGTTGGATGACCACTTGACCAAGGAGTGTCCTCACGCGGAAGTACCGTGCCCGTTTTTCATTCATGGTTGCGAATTCAAA GGTAAAAAAGAATCTGTTGATGAGCACCTGAAAGCCACTATAAAGATCCACGTCGAAAAGATGAATCAATCAAGTATTGAAAACCGGAGAAAGTATGTACAAATTGAAGAACAGATCGACCACTTGCAGAGAGAGAAGAACAACTTGGAGCAGCAACTTCAAAATCAAACCGAGGAGCTTGTGGCGGCCAAAATCAATATCCAAACTCAGCAAACGAAAATATCCTTGATAGAGAGATCAATCACAGGGCAAATAAACGACTTGGAGAAACTACGCAGTGCCTTAGATGCTGCCGCCGCGGATGAAGGAAACGGAACCGTTGTTTCTTCGCAGATTGAGGAAATTCTCAACACTGTAAAGGAACACGAAACAAGGGTTAACAATTTGCAAAGCGAGCTAGCGCTCGTCAAGGAAATCACACTGACTTCAAAAGAAAACGGAACGAGACCACGTTCTTTGTCAAATTATCACACCAACTGTGAACGGCGCATGGAAAGAATTGAGAACCAGCTGGCTTTGCATGAAATTCAACTTTCAGGACAAAATCTTCAGATTCAGATGCTTGAGGCAACGTCATATAATGGAATTTATCTTTGGAAAATCGACCAGTACAATCTAAGATTCCAAGAAGCTGTTTCTGGGAAGAAGATTTCCAATTACAGTCCTCCTTTCTACGTTGAGCGGTTTGGTTACAAAGTGTGTGCCCGTCTTTACCTAAATGGTGATGGAATGGGCAAAGGAACTCACGTGTCGGTCTTCTTTGTCATCATGCGCGGTGAATACGATGCCTTATTACCCTGGCCTTTCCTCCACAAGGTCCATTTTAGAATTATGGACCAGAACAAGATCAAGGACGCCAGTGATACTTTTCGTCCAGATCCTAACAGCTCAAGTTTTAAGAAACCAACGTCGGATATGAATATTGCCTCAGGCTGTCCGACACTTCTCTCTCACGTAGAACTCCGACAGGGTGGATTTGTCAGGGATGATACCATGTTTGTTAAAGTTAATGTTGCCATGAAGGACCTTCATGGCGACTTATGGACAAGCTAA